A genome region from Brooklawnia propionicigenes includes the following:
- a CDS encoding phage major capsid protein: MLTTDANTAFLPEQIGDLIVKPTLATSVAAQAAHVVNTGDVAAYRVPIVAADPSAAWTAEGEQITTSAPVLDEIASPFYKLAGLTSLSRELADDTTPEAAELVGEGLARDIARQLDAAFFGTRGASTIQPAGLKDLTGVGTISAGSAWKDTDPFVSAIFAAANIGATITAFVANPADAELMAKVKKAAGSNEPLLGNDPTQPTRRQIAGVPLLTSPAVDAGTVWSIPQDRVILAVREGTTLEVDRSVYFGSDRIAVRAIMRVTFLFPHPSAIQKIELA, encoded by the coding sequence ATGTTGACCACCGACGCCAATACCGCCTTCCTGCCCGAGCAGATCGGCGACCTCATCGTCAAACCCACCCTCGCCACGTCCGTCGCCGCCCAAGCCGCCCACGTCGTCAACACCGGTGATGTCGCCGCCTACAGGGTGCCGATCGTCGCCGCCGATCCGTCCGCGGCCTGGACGGCCGAAGGCGAGCAGATCACCACCTCCGCCCCCGTGCTCGATGAGATCGCCTCCCCCTTCTACAAGCTCGCCGGACTGACCTCCCTCTCCCGGGAGCTCGCCGACGACACCACCCCCGAGGCTGCCGAACTGGTAGGAGAGGGCCTAGCCCGGGACATCGCCCGCCAGCTGGACGCCGCCTTCTTCGGCACCCGAGGGGCCAGCACGATCCAGCCGGCCGGCCTCAAGGATCTGACCGGTGTCGGCACGATCAGCGCAGGCTCAGCCTGGAAGGACACCGACCCCTTCGTGTCTGCCATCTTCGCCGCCGCGAACATTGGCGCCACGATCACCGCGTTCGTCGCGAACCCGGCCGACGCCGAGCTCATGGCGAAAGTGAAGAAGGCTGCTGGCTCAAACGAACCGCTGCTCGGGAACGACCCGACCCAGCCGACGCGCCGCCAGATCGCCGGCGTTCCACTGCTGACGTCGCCCGCAGTTGACGCAGGAACCGTGTGGTCGATCCCGCAAGACCGCGTCATCCTCGCAGTCCGCGAAGGCACCACGCTCGAAGTCGACCGCTCCGTCTACTTCGGCTCCGACCGGATCGCCGTCCGCGCCATCATGCGCGTGACGTTCCTCTTCCCACACCCGTCCGCGATCCAGAAGATCGAACTGGCCTGA
- a CDS encoding amidohydrolase, translating into MARLDLAVAKQSIKAELERRTDDLLALNHAIHADPELSGEEFRAAERIAFVLDDAGFEVEVGAYGMPTAIEALYGDGDLTVVICCEYDALPGIGHGCGHNVIAAAGLGAALALAPLAADAGLRIKLLGTPAEEHGGGKIELLREGAWEDADFSLMVHGMSGTDISASLELYTAVDRFDIIFTGKGAHAASAPWAGINALSAATLALNAIGFLRQHMMQGVSMNAIISQGGTATNIISEQAVVQVEVRAFEIAIWRDVKKRVLACFEGAAIATGCSWEYRRTEYAYAPVDPDPQLAKLWDDNLIAGGRTVDHTGAGGGASTDMGNVTQVLPAIHPTIAFLGETAIPHTAEFATAAITAAADQAMLDGAQGLAATVLDVALNPALRKHYQDLKAARPAGATQVSLES; encoded by the coding sequence GTGGCCAGGTTGGATCTCGCAGTAGCGAAGCAGAGTATCAAGGCGGAATTGGAGCGCCGCACCGACGATCTGCTCGCCTTGAATCACGCGATTCACGCGGACCCGGAGTTGTCCGGGGAGGAGTTCCGGGCAGCCGAACGCATCGCATTCGTCCTCGACGACGCCGGTTTCGAGGTCGAGGTCGGCGCCTATGGCATGCCAACCGCCATCGAGGCGCTGTACGGCGACGGCGATCTCACCGTGGTGATCTGCTGCGAGTACGACGCGCTGCCGGGCATCGGTCACGGCTGCGGCCACAATGTGATCGCGGCAGCAGGCTTGGGGGCGGCACTGGCTTTGGCGCCATTGGCCGCGGACGCGGGGTTGCGCATCAAGTTGCTCGGCACTCCCGCCGAAGAACACGGCGGCGGCAAGATCGAGCTGCTGCGAGAAGGCGCCTGGGAAGACGCCGACTTCTCGCTGATGGTGCACGGGATGAGCGGCACGGACATCTCGGCATCCCTCGAGCTCTACACCGCCGTGGACCGGTTCGACATCATCTTCACCGGCAAGGGCGCGCACGCAGCGAGTGCGCCCTGGGCCGGCATCAACGCCCTGTCAGCCGCCACTCTTGCCCTGAATGCGATCGGATTCCTGCGCCAGCACATGATGCAGGGCGTCAGCATGAACGCGATCATTTCGCAAGGCGGCACCGCCACTAACATCATCAGCGAGCAGGCGGTGGTCCAGGTTGAGGTGCGAGCCTTCGAGATCGCCATCTGGCGGGACGTGAAGAAGCGGGTGCTGGCCTGCTTCGAAGGTGCAGCGATCGCGACGGGTTGCTCCTGGGAGTACCGAAGGACCGAGTACGCCTATGCTCCCGTCGATCCCGATCCGCAGCTGGCCAAGCTCTGGGACGACAACCTCATCGCGGGCGGCCGCACCGTGGACCACACGGGTGCTGGCGGTGGCGCATCCACCGACATGGGCAACGTGACCCAGGTGCTGCCGGCCATTCATCCGACGATCGCATTTCTGGGTGAGACTGCTATCCCCCACACCGCGGAGTTCGCGACCGCAGCGATCACGGCTGCCGCCGACCAAGCGATGCTGGACGGTGCGCAGGGCCTGGCGGCAACAGTCCTGGACGTCGCGCTGAACCCTGCGCTGCGCAAGCATTATCAGGATCTGAAGGCCGCGCGGCCCGCCGGCGCCACTCAGGTCAGTCTGGAATCCTGA
- a CDS encoding TMEM175 family protein: protein MSRPLIESGRMDALIDGIFAIASTLLVLELTSHAIGNVTTSGEFLAGLLGMGDQFISFLVSFLLLCLLWMAHVRLFTYIAYIDGNLMRINVLQLLFIVLIPFSTVVDTDYADIWLGRLVMPSTVFPAILLSWLGWCYVLRHRSLLVPDVAEADIADMSRASLIAVLLSALTVALAPFIGSWAFLAFALRPVFDAIRERRRATTTA, encoded by the coding sequence ATGTCGCGCCCACTCATCGAATCGGGTCGGATGGATGCCCTCATCGACGGCATCTTCGCCATTGCATCGACATTGCTCGTGCTCGAATTGACCTCGCACGCCATCGGAAACGTGACCACCAGCGGCGAATTCCTGGCAGGACTGCTGGGCATGGGCGATCAGTTCATCTCTTTCCTGGTGAGCTTCCTGTTGCTCTGCCTGCTGTGGATGGCACACGTCCGGCTGTTCACCTACATCGCCTACATCGACGGCAACCTCATGCGGATCAACGTGCTCCAGCTGCTGTTCATCGTCCTGATCCCTTTCAGCACCGTGGTCGACACCGACTACGCGGACATCTGGCTCGGCCGGCTGGTGATGCCATCGACCGTCTTCCCGGCGATTCTGCTGAGCTGGCTGGGCTGGTGCTACGTCCTGCGCCATCGCAGTCTGTTGGTACCGGACGTTGCGGAGGCGGACATCGCGGACATGAGCCGAGCCTCGTTGATTGCCGTACTGCTCAGTGCGCTGACAGTCGCGCTCGCGCCCTTCATCGGGTCGTGGGCCTTCCTGGCGTTCGCTCTGCGTCCGGTCTTCGACGCCATCAGAGAACGGCGGCGCGCCACCACCACCGCCTGA
- the glpK gene encoding glycerol kinase GlpK encodes MFIMAIDQGTTSSRAIIFNHAGQIVSSGQLEHEQIFPRAGWVEHNPDEIRNSVNEVMGQAFARARINRHQIAAVGITNQRETTLVWDRETGEPVYNAIVWQDTRTQKICDELAGDEGPDRFKEICGLPLATYFAGPKIKWILDNVEGAREKADAGKLAFGTMDSWVLWNLTGGQHGGVHVTDVTNASRTMLMNVRTLEWDPGMCEVMGIPMSMLPEIRSCSEVYGHGDKESLIIDTPIAGILGDQQAATFGQACFQKGMAKNTYGTGCFMLMNTGEEAVFSKNGLLTTVCYKIGDAKQVYALEGSIAVTGSLVQWLRDNLKIVSSAPEIEDLAATVENNGGAYFVPAFSGLFAPYWRPDARGALVGLTRYVNRGHIARAVLEATAYQTRDVLEAMNADAGVPLAELRVDGGMTANNVLMQFQADQLGVAVVRPKVAETTALGAAYAAGIAVGFWDGEADVVANWAEDKRWVPDTSSQAQVERERLYRNWKKAVTKTLEWVDEDVVE; translated from the coding sequence ATGTTCATCATGGCGATCGATCAGGGAACGACCAGTTCACGCGCCATCATCTTCAATCATGCTGGGCAGATCGTGTCCAGCGGTCAGCTGGAACATGAGCAGATCTTCCCGCGAGCCGGCTGGGTGGAGCACAATCCCGACGAGATCCGCAACAGTGTCAACGAGGTGATGGGACAGGCGTTCGCTCGGGCGCGTATCAATCGTCATCAGATCGCCGCGGTCGGCATCACCAATCAGCGCGAAACGACCCTGGTCTGGGACCGCGAGACCGGCGAGCCGGTGTACAACGCGATCGTCTGGCAAGACACCCGTACGCAGAAGATCTGCGACGAACTGGCCGGTGACGAGGGCCCGGACCGCTTCAAGGAGATCTGCGGCCTGCCGCTGGCGACCTACTTCGCCGGTCCGAAGATCAAGTGGATTCTGGACAATGTCGAAGGCGCCCGCGAGAAGGCCGACGCCGGCAAGCTGGCGTTCGGAACGATGGACAGCTGGGTGTTGTGGAACCTCACCGGCGGCCAGCACGGCGGCGTCCATGTCACCGACGTGACCAACGCCTCGCGCACCATGCTGATGAACGTCCGGACTCTCGAATGGGATCCGGGCATGTGTGAGGTCATGGGCATCCCGATGTCGATGCTTCCGGAGATCAGATCGTGTTCGGAGGTCTACGGACACGGCGACAAGGAAAGCCTGATCATCGACACCCCGATCGCCGGCATTCTGGGCGATCAGCAGGCAGCAACCTTCGGCCAGGCATGTTTCCAGAAGGGCATGGCGAAGAACACCTACGGCACCGGCTGCTTCATGCTGATGAACACCGGTGAGGAGGCGGTCTTCTCGAAGAACGGCCTGCTCACCACGGTCTGCTACAAGATCGGGGACGCCAAGCAGGTCTATGCGCTCGAAGGCTCGATCGCTGTCACCGGCTCGCTGGTGCAGTGGCTGCGCGACAATCTCAAGATCGTGTCGTCCGCGCCCGAGATCGAAGACCTCGCCGCCACCGTGGAGAACAATGGCGGTGCGTACTTCGTGCCGGCGTTCTCCGGCCTGTTCGCCCCGTACTGGCGACCGGATGCCCGCGGCGCGCTGGTCGGTCTGACCCGCTACGTGAACCGCGGCCACATCGCCCGCGCGGTGCTGGAGGCGACCGCCTACCAGACCCGCGACGTGCTGGAAGCCATGAACGCGGACGCAGGTGTCCCGCTCGCCGAGCTCCGGGTTGATGGCGGCATGACGGCCAACAACGTGCTGATGCAGTTCCAGGCCGATCAACTCGGGGTCGCAGTAGTGCGTCCGAAGGTGGCCGAAACCACCGCTCTCGGCGCCGCCTACGCGGCCGGCATCGCGGTCGGATTCTGGGATGGCGAAGCCGACGTCGTCGCCAACTGGGCCGAGGACAAGCGCTGGGTGCCCGACACCTCTTCGCAAGCCCAGGTCGAGCGCGAGCGCCTGTACCGCAACTGGAAGAAGGCGGTTACCAAGACCCTCGAGTGGGTCGACGAGGACGTCGTCGAGTAG
- a CDS encoding helix-turn-helix transcriptional regulator, whose protein sequence is MASIRALGRARSDIDVVSRAGLPLHAFMTEASASLGSVVPFVAGCVSTLDPQTAMVSGTVKLEALSGRNDADVAWARIEYGEDDPTAMQALLLSGRTAIGVSQETEGLVERSVRMAQLLIPYFGFYDEARVVFTDRAGAWGCLAIFRGSDDRAFSHDELDFLASVAPAFTRGIRTGLLAQPSPRTQPVDMGPAVVIVDANDRIVQSSERARQLYERMAALPGWADPLHMVQALVSGARRQARGETDQQPRIRMRTIDGVWVVLHAALLSGDADRAGEVIVTIDEARPQEIADIVAGAFALTSRESEVMALVLRGADTKQMADALHVSAYTVQDHLKSIFDKSGVTSRRELVARVYFDHHLPRLESGLDIRA, encoded by the coding sequence ATGGCCTCGATCAGGGCACTGGGTCGTGCGCGCAGCGATATCGATGTGGTTTCGCGCGCCGGATTGCCGTTGCACGCGTTCATGACGGAGGCGTCCGCATCGCTGGGATCGGTCGTGCCCTTCGTTGCGGGCTGCGTGTCCACCCTTGATCCCCAGACCGCCATGGTCTCGGGAACGGTGAAACTGGAGGCGTTGAGCGGCAGAAACGATGCGGACGTCGCGTGGGCCCGCATCGAGTATGGCGAGGACGACCCGACGGCGATGCAGGCGCTGCTGTTGTCCGGGCGGACCGCGATCGGCGTGAGTCAGGAGACCGAAGGCCTGGTCGAGCGGTCCGTCCGGATGGCGCAGCTGCTTATCCCCTATTTCGGGTTTTACGACGAGGCGCGGGTTGTCTTCACCGATCGAGCGGGAGCGTGGGGTTGCCTCGCGATCTTCCGTGGCAGCGACGACCGGGCCTTCTCGCACGACGAACTCGACTTCTTGGCATCGGTGGCGCCGGCGTTCACCCGCGGCATCCGCACCGGTCTGCTTGCCCAGCCGAGCCCGCGGACGCAACCGGTCGACATGGGGCCGGCAGTGGTCATCGTCGACGCGAACGACCGGATCGTGCAAAGCAGCGAACGGGCACGACAGCTGTATGAGCGGATGGCGGCCCTGCCCGGATGGGCCGACCCCCTGCACATGGTGCAGGCGCTGGTCAGTGGGGCACGGCGCCAGGCCCGGGGTGAAACTGACCAGCAACCCCGCATCCGAATGCGGACGATCGACGGCGTCTGGGTGGTCCTGCATGCCGCTCTGCTGAGCGGGGACGCAGACCGGGCCGGCGAGGTGATCGTGACGATCGACGAAGCACGTCCCCAAGAAATCGCGGATATCGTCGCGGGTGCCTTCGCACTCACTAGCCGTGAATCCGAGGTGATGGCGTTGGTGCTGCGCGGGGCGGACACGAAGCAGATGGCGGATGCGCTGCACGTCTCCGCATACACGGTGCAAGATCACCTGAAGTCCATTTTTGACAAGAGCGGTGTGACGAGCCGGCGTGAATTGGTCGCCCGGGTCTACTTCGATCATCATCTGCCCCGGCTCGAGTCCGGCCTCGATATCCGTGCCTGA
- a CDS encoding MIP/aquaporin family protein codes for MVVSSLGEAFVSEFSGTAMLLLLGVGVVANNLLGKTKGNGSGFLFVNFGWGIAVMTGVYFASATGGHLNPAVTLGVVVRELLLGNTIDWALVGVYVVAQFLGALLGAFLAWLAYKNHYDEDVDPALKLGTFATGPEIRKPFWNFLTEVIATFVLVGWVIVAGLQDPNGIAWAPLGVTLLIVGIGASLGGPTGYAINPVRDLGPRIIHALVPIKGKGGSDWGYAWIPVAGPLTGGLIAGLVVAPIYIAVGTLPSQAAPFFQLAGA; via the coding sequence ATGGTCGTCTCTTCTCTGGGAGAGGCCTTCGTATCAGAATTCTCAGGAACTGCAATGCTGCTGCTCTTGGGTGTTGGTGTCGTGGCCAACAACCTGCTCGGAAAGACCAAGGGCAACGGCTCAGGCTTCCTGTTCGTCAACTTCGGCTGGGGCATTGCAGTCATGACCGGTGTCTACTTCGCCAGCGCGACCGGCGGCCACCTGAATCCGGCAGTCACTCTCGGCGTCGTTGTGCGAGAGCTGTTGCTGGGAAACACGATCGACTGGGCACTGGTCGGGGTCTACGTCGTCGCCCAGTTCCTCGGCGCGCTGCTCGGCGCCTTCCTCGCCTGGCTGGCATACAAGAATCACTACGACGAGGACGTCGACCCGGCACTCAAGCTGGGCACTTTCGCCACCGGGCCAGAGATCAGGAAGCCCTTCTGGAACTTCCTGACTGAGGTCATCGCCACATTCGTGCTGGTCGGCTGGGTCATCGTTGCGGGTCTGCAAGATCCGAACGGCATTGCCTGGGCGCCACTTGGCGTCACGTTGCTCATTGTCGGCATCGGCGCCTCCTTGGGCGGCCCGACCGGATACGCCATCAACCCGGTCCGTGACCTCGGCCCGCGCATCATCCACGCACTCGTCCCGATCAAGGGCAAGGGAGGCTCCGACTGGGGCTACGCATGGATCCCGGTCGCCGGTCCGCTGACCGGTGGCCTCATCGCCGGCCTGGTCGTCGCGCCCATCTACATCGCGGTGGGAACCTTGCCGTCGCAGGCAGCACCGTTCTTCCAGCTCGCTGGAGCCTGA
- a CDS encoding WhiB family transcriptional regulator has translation MKINPQLPMLDSPAHLALTAALATAADHGQFIACASWGDENNPWLSDSADDRDWAADRCRHCPVQSECADAGASESFGVWGAIDQATRRGQK, from the coding sequence GTGAAGATCAATCCTCAACTGCCCATGCTCGACTCTCCAGCCCATCTGGCGCTCACCGCCGCCCTGGCCACCGCGGCCGACCACGGCCAGTTCATCGCCTGCGCATCCTGGGGCGACGAGAACAACCCATGGCTGAGTGATTCCGCCGACGATCGCGACTGGGCAGCCGACCGCTGCCGACACTGCCCAGTGCAGAGCGAGTGCGCTGATGCCGGTGCTTCCGAATCCTTCGGAGTCTGGGGCGCTATTGATCAAGCCACTCGAAGGGGTCAGAAGTGA
- a CDS encoding FAD-binding oxidoreductase encodes MTVQDTTVDSRADDLRHALGDRIILAADPGYDAARMPWNLAADQRPYAVARPVTAEDVVDVVRAAAAAGLRIAPQSTGHAASALAETDLSDTVLVVLAGLRGVTVDPVGRTARVLGGSVWNDVIAATAPYGLTALHGSAGNVSVAGYALRGGVSFYARAHGLAVGAVREVQLVTADGALLRASADEHPDLFWALRGGSGAFGIVVSLVIDLLPYADVFAGFMIWDASHAAEVTRAWAQWTKTVPNSVTTTLRVLHIPPLPELPPFLSGRSVVTVDGAILETDAEAAALLGPLRALQPEVDMFARIPAAGLLEVHMDPPDPTPAASAHSVLAELPDEAVDAFLAVAGDQGLFVAELRHLGGELTRRPHNAGAVGSLQGEYLLHTIAMVMDPAAVIATRQLVHGHLRALDQWRADALALTFVDGGVNDYSPGYGEALEGLRVIKHQYDPTGVFASGLPI; translated from the coding sequence ATGACCGTGCAGGACACGACAGTCGACAGCCGGGCCGACGACCTTCGCCACGCGCTGGGAGACCGCATCATCCTGGCCGCTGATCCGGGCTACGACGCAGCCCGCATGCCCTGGAACCTCGCCGCCGATCAGCGTCCCTATGCCGTGGCGCGGCCGGTCACCGCCGAAGACGTCGTCGACGTCGTCCGCGCGGCTGCCGCTGCCGGCTTGCGCATCGCTCCGCAGTCCACCGGGCACGCGGCCTCCGCATTGGCCGAGACCGATCTGTCGGATACCGTCCTGGTCGTCCTGGCGGGTCTGCGCGGTGTGACGGTCGACCCGGTCGGCCGTACAGCGCGGGTGCTGGGAGGTTCCGTCTGGAACGACGTGATCGCCGCGACGGCACCGTACGGACTGACGGCACTGCACGGGAGTGCCGGAAACGTCTCGGTCGCCGGCTACGCGCTGAGGGGCGGCGTGTCGTTCTACGCACGCGCCCATGGCTTGGCGGTCGGTGCCGTCCGGGAAGTGCAGCTGGTCACCGCCGACGGGGCATTGCTGCGGGCGAGCGCTGATGAGCATCCGGATCTCTTCTGGGCTCTGCGCGGTGGATCAGGAGCATTCGGCATCGTCGTCTCGCTGGTCATCGACCTGCTGCCATACGCGGATGTCTTCGCCGGATTCATGATCTGGGACGCCTCCCACGCCGCCGAGGTTACTCGGGCGTGGGCGCAGTGGACGAAGACGGTTCCGAACAGCGTGACGACGACACTGCGGGTGCTGCATATTCCGCCGCTCCCCGAACTACCACCCTTCCTGAGCGGACGATCGGTGGTGACCGTCGACGGCGCGATCTTGGAGACCGACGCCGAGGCGGCAGCGTTGTTGGGGCCACTGCGTGCTCTCCAACCCGAAGTGGACATGTTCGCGCGCATTCCCGCGGCGGGCTTGCTCGAGGTGCACATGGATCCACCCGACCCGACACCGGCGGCTTCGGCCCATTCGGTGCTTGCCGAGCTGCCGGACGAAGCCGTCGATGCCTTCCTCGCGGTCGCCGGAGATCAGGGGTTGTTCGTGGCCGAGCTTCGTCACCTCGGCGGTGAGCTGACGCGGCGCCCGCACAATGCGGGCGCGGTGGGCTCGCTGCAGGGCGAATACCTGCTGCACACGATCGCCATGGTCATGGACCCGGCAGCAGTGATCGCGACCCGGCAGTTGGTGCACGGGCATCTCAGGGCGCTCGACCAATGGCGAGCCGACGCGCTGGCTCTCACCTTCGTGGATGGTGGCGTGAACGACTATTCGCCCGGCTACGGCGAGGCTCTGGAGGGTCTGCGTGTCATCAAACACCAGTACGACCCCACCGGTGTATTTGCTTCCGGCCTGCCCATCTGA
- a CDS encoding ISAs1 family transposase translates to MPSSPTVGASRIERAGDLMTALNHVPDPRDPRGVRYPLAGMLAVAVCAVLAGARSFAAIGDWALDLDAGHLDRLDLERAPVESTLRKLFARIDAAALDAALAVFAWCRVRHIAGRRVVAIDGKTVRGARSKAGSAPHLIAALDHATGVVLGQHAVEAKSNEIPAVRDLLAGFDPADLAGCVITADAMHTQDDTAKAIIAAGADYVFTVKANRPTLLAALKALPWNKVPVGSTSTQHGHGRRATRTIKVIETPTLPGWPEFTGAAQVAQLRRTVTKNGKKTVEVVYLITSADHHDAPPATLAAWVQGHWSIENALHWVRDVTYDEDRSHVRTGHAAHVMASLRNTAISILRLTGWDNIATALRHHARNPERAITCALTS, encoded by the coding sequence ATGCCATCTTCCCCGACAGTCGGCGCGAGCAGGATCGAACGCGCCGGTGACCTGATGACCGCCTTGAACCATGTTCCCGATCCCCGAGACCCACGCGGGGTCCGCTACCCGCTGGCCGGGATGCTCGCCGTCGCAGTGTGTGCGGTGCTCGCCGGAGCGCGCTCGTTCGCAGCGATCGGGGACTGGGCGCTGGATCTCGACGCTGGGCACCTGGACCGGCTCGACTTGGAACGCGCGCCGGTGGAGTCCACACTGCGCAAACTGTTCGCCCGGATCGACGCGGCCGCTCTGGATGCTGCGCTGGCGGTGTTCGCCTGGTGCCGGGTCCGCCACATCGCAGGCCGTCGGGTTGTCGCGATCGACGGCAAGACGGTGCGGGGTGCACGCTCCAAAGCGGGCAGCGCACCGCATCTGATTGCCGCACTCGACCACGCCACAGGCGTCGTGCTCGGCCAGCACGCGGTCGAGGCGAAGAGCAATGAGATCCCTGCGGTGCGGGATCTGCTCGCCGGCTTTGACCCGGCTGACTTGGCCGGATGCGTGATCACAGCCGATGCGATGCACACCCAAGACGACACCGCCAAGGCCATCATCGCTGCCGGCGCGGACTATGTGTTCACCGTCAAGGCCAACCGCCCCACCCTGCTGGCAGCGCTCAAAGCGCTGCCCTGGAACAAGGTGCCCGTCGGATCGACCTCGACCCAGCACGGCCACGGCAGGCGCGCCACGCGAACCATCAAGGTCATTGAGACGCCCACCCTGCCCGGCTGGCCGGAGTTCACCGGCGCGGCCCAGGTCGCCCAGCTACGCCGCACAGTCACCAAGAACGGGAAGAAGACCGTCGAGGTGGTGTACCTGATCACCTCCGCCGACCATCACGACGCGCCACCGGCGACCCTGGCCGCCTGGGTCCAAGGGCACTGGTCGATCGAGAACGCCCTGCACTGGGTCCGCGACGTCACCTACGACGAAGACCGCTCCCACGTCCGCACCGGCCACGCCGCCCATGTCATGGCCAGCCTGCGCAACACCGCGATCTCGATCCTGCGACTCACCGGCTGGGACAACATCGCCACCGCCCTACGCCACCACGCCCGCAACCCCGAAAGAGCCATCACATGCGCCCTCACAAGCTGA
- a CDS encoding sirohydrochlorin chelatase has product MSAPALVLLAQGTTDSRVEQVYHTLRHELQSQRPTISIHLAFADSCPPTGPQVIGALANRGVDEVVLVPLDLSRVCGPTDTMAGVLTAVRHHRPDVKSAMARPIGPAIELLNVLDLRLRNALSTVHATELDGLVLLTPTWGDTRGAGLIARRARQWATHHKLPVLVAHSDGSGPDVAAAIASLRHIGRRNIAVGSLFISPTELYRQQAELALASGALAVSAPLGADPLLGELAMARYSFAAMELLDDVTISQTDEADLEASASQAL; this is encoded by the coding sequence ATGAGCGCTCCGGCGTTAGTTCTCCTTGCGCAGGGCACGACAGATTCTCGCGTCGAACAGGTGTATCACACCCTGCGCCACGAGCTGCAATCACAGCGGCCAACCATTTCCATCCACCTCGCGTTCGCCGACAGCTGCCCCCCAACGGGCCCGCAGGTGATCGGGGCTCTCGCGAACCGGGGGGTCGACGAGGTCGTTCTCGTCCCGCTCGATCTGTCCCGGGTGTGCGGTCCGACCGACACGATGGCCGGTGTACTGACCGCCGTCCGGCACCACCGCCCAGACGTGAAATCTGCCATGGCAAGGCCTATCGGCCCGGCCATCGAGCTGCTCAATGTGCTCGACCTGCGGCTGCGCAATGCGCTCTCGACGGTGCACGCCACCGAGCTCGACGGACTGGTACTGCTCACTCCCACCTGGGGCGACACCCGTGGTGCCGGCCTGATCGCACGTCGTGCTCGTCAGTGGGCAACCCACCACAAGCTACCGGTCCTGGTGGCGCACAGTGACGGCTCAGGCCCGGATGTGGCTGCCGCGATCGCCAGCCTGCGCCACATCGGGCGACGTAACATCGCGGTCGGCTCGTTGTTCATCTCCCCCACCGAGTTGTACCGGCAGCAGGCCGAACTCGCGCTCGCCTCGGGCGCGCTCGCTGTCAGTGCTCCGCTGGGCGCCGATCCCCTGCTCGGCGAGTTGGCGATGGCTCGCTACTCATTCGCCGCGATGGAACTGCTGGACGACGTGACCATTTCGCAGACCGACGAGGCCGACCTCGAAGCCTCGGCCAGCCAGGCCCTCTGA